One window of Triticum urartu cultivar G1812 unplaced genomic scaffold, Tu2.1 TuUngrouped_contig_7828, whole genome shotgun sequence genomic DNA carries:
- the LOC125531677 gene encoding uncharacterized protein LOC125531677, translated as MKMPKLIRKLQPKILTSGYFPFSLPLSRASALHTAAAPQPRRYDGACSPGRRLVSPNLDIVRGGAGTARPRRCLLCVMRSATIASTPTGQGARGVWGFVFPTQAKTLLEPWRPGVSLTSVFPLWTHTRLRSWLVVEESIARINQRKDAHKSLRQRWRSGRARDYGSRA; from the exons ATGAAGATGCCTAAGCTTATCAGGAAGCTGCAACCAAAAATTCTCACTTCAGGGTATTTCCCCttttctctccctctctcccgtGCCTCCGCGCTGCACACCGCTGCTGCTCCCCAACCACGGCGCTATGATGGTGCTTGCTCGCCTGGTCGCCGCCTCGTCTCGCCCAATCTTGATATAGTCCGGGGCGGCGCCGGCACCGCTCGACCGCGTCGTTGCCTCCTCTGCGTCATGAGAAGCGCCACCATTGCCTCCACCCCCACTGGGCAAGGAGCTCGAGGTGTTTGGGGGTTCGTGTTTCCTACACAGGCCAAAACACTATTGGAGCCTTGGAG GCCTGGAGTCTCGCTCACCTCTGTTTTCCCCCTGTGGACACACACGAGACTCAGATCTTGGCTCGTCGTAGAGGAATCGATAGCAAGAATCAACCAGAGAAAGGATGCACACAAG AGCTTGAGGCAGAGATGGCGGAGCGGTCGAGCTCGAGACTATGGATCCAGGGCTTGA